GTGAACGCTGAAGTCGCGGCCACCGTGACGCGTGTGCTTTCGGCCCGGCAGGTGCAATTGACCATCGACGGGCAGCGGATCCTTGCCGAAACCTGCCTTGAGCTGCAGCCGGGCAGCCGGCTGCAGCTCAAGATGATCCAGACCGACCCCCGGCCGGTGCTGAAAATCCTGGCCTCAGTCGGCCCCCAGGCATCGGGGGGGATGCCCCCGTCGCAGCGCCCCCCGCTTGCCGGCGATCCTTTCGCCGGCCTGTCCAGTCTTCTGGCAGCCGTCAACCGGCTGTCGGCCGGGTCCGATGGCGGTGGGGAAGGGCTTGCCCGCCTGACCGGGCTGATAACGACCCTGGCCCTGAAATCCGCTGCACCGGACGCCGCCCTGCTGGGGCGTTTGCTGCTGAACGCCGGGATGGTCTGGGAGGCCAAACTGACCGAGGCCCTGACGCGCAAACCGGCATTGGCGCCGGAGGGGCTCCGCCAGATGGCCACCGGGGACCTCAAGGCCGCAGCCCTGCAGCTGTTGCAGGAGGCGGCCGGCGACCCCGGGGACCGGGGACGCGTCGAACGCTTCCTGGAAGGCCTTGAAACCCTTCAACTCCTCAACCGCCACGCGGCCGACCAGAACGCTCGTTTAATCCTCCCACTGCCAGTTCTCTGGGACGATGGCCTGCAGTTTGGCCAACTGCTGCTGGACCTCAACCGGGAAGCCGGCGGGGAAGGGCCCGCCGCCGAAAAGGCCACCCGCTTGTCCCTGCTGCTGACCCTTTCACGCCTCGGCCCGTTGCGGGGTGACTTCGTCATCTGGCGTAAAACGGTCAACGGCACCTTCGGGGTTGTCGATGCCGAGGCCGCACGATTGGTGGGCATCGATCTTCCCCGATTGGCCCGGGCCCTTGACCGCATCGGTTTCAGCGTGGGCCGCATCGATTGCCGGGTGCTGGGGCACACGACCCTGGCCGGGACCTCCCTGGCCGAGGAGCTTTTAGGCGCCGCTGAAAGCGGCTTGAACCTGGTGGTCTGAAATGAAAGCGCTCTCAAAACGCCGTCGCGCCGTGGCCCTGCGCTACACCCCCGGCAAGGACCATGCGCCCAAGGTAACCGCCAAGGGCAGCGGCAACGTGGCCGAGCGGATCGTGCGGACGGCCCGCGAACTCGGCATTCCGGTCAAGGAGGACCCGGACCTGATGGCGCTTTTGGGGGGGCTGGATATCGAACAGCAAATCCCCGCCGAACTCTACCTGGCGGTGGCTGAACTGCTGGCCTTCGTCTATGCGCTCAACGGGAAAAAAACGCCGGAATAGGCAATTTTTTCCCGCCGCCACGCCGACTCGCAGGAACCTTGGGGCCACGGCGGCGGTTTCGTGCGCAACCCCTTTTAGCCGGGTTGTCAAGCTGCTGTGACCCGGCTGGATGCCTCTCGGATCCCCCATTTGGCCTTCAATACTGCACTTGGCGAGGAGTCAACGCCCGTCTGACGCCTGGTTCGGCAAAATGTCAAAATTTTGACTGATGCCCCACCGGCCCGCCAGGGGGCGCCTGGTAGGCCGGTCTTCGGCTGGCTGGCGGTGGTGGCATTTTAATTGCAAAATTCCGGGCGGCAGCCAATTTCAGCCTTGTGAGGAGAGTCCCGATGATCCTTCAGTTCACCACCCCGGTCCAAGGGGGTTTGCGCCAGGAGCGCAAGTTGGACATGATCGCCAACCACCTGGCCAACGTCGATACCAGCGGGTTTAAAACCGATATGGTGACCTTCGACCAGCTGCTCAGGTCCGAAATGGGCATCGATTTTTCCCCGGGACCGCTGAAGTCCACCGGAAACCCCCTAGACCTCGCCCTGGAGGCCGACGGGTTTTTCAAGGTCCGTACCGCCCGCGGGGAGCGCTACACCCGCAACGGCAATTTCACCCTCAATGCCGAAAACTTTCTGGTGAACGCCAACGGCAGCCCGGTCATGGGGGAGGGCGGTGAGATCACCATCGAAGGTCGCGACATCCAGATCAACCGCGAGGGCGAGATCACGGTGGACGGCGTGCTGGTGGACAAGCTCGCGGTGGTCACCTTCGAATCCCCCCGCGGGATGACCAAAGACGGGGACAGCCTGTTTGTGGGACCGACGGATTCCCCTGAGATCAGCGTGGAAACCCCCGGGGTTCAGCAGGGCGCCCTGGAGGGTTCCAACGTCCAGGCCGTAATGGAAATGACGCGCATGGTTGAAACCATGCGCACCTATGAAGCGCTCCAGAAAATGATCCAGGCCTACGACGAAACCGACGGCCGGATCATCAGCGAAGTGGGAAAGGACTGATCATGATCAGAAGCCTGTGGACCGGCGCCTCGGGCATGATTGCCCAGCAGATGCGCATCGATGTGGTCGCCAACAACCTGGCCAACGCCAACACCACCGGGTTCAAAAAAAGTCGCTGCAATTTTCAGGACCTCATGTACCAGACCCAGCAGGTCGCCGGCGCCACCGCCCCCGGCGGGGGTCAGGTCCCCACCGGAATTCAGCTGGGGATGGGCAGCCGCCTTTCGGACATTCAAAAAATCTACAGCCAGGGGGATTACGTCCAGACCGGCAACGAACTGGACATGGCCATCGAGGGCGAGGGGTTTTTCAAGGTCCTCAGCGGCGACGAGGAACTCTACACCCGGGCGGGGAGTTTCAAACTCGACAGTGAAGGCTACATCACCACCGCCGCCGGCGAACGGCTGCAGCCGGAGGTGTCGATCCCCGACGATACGGTCATCATCACCCTCCAGCCCAACGGCCACCTGATCGCCTATGGCCTCGGCAACACCGAACTGGCCACGGCCGATATCCCCCTCTACAATTTTCCCAACCCCGGCGGCCTCTATGCGGTCGGCCGCAATCTGCTGCGGCCCACCGAGGGCTCCGGTGATGCCGTCGAGGGCACCGCCGGCAGCGACGGCTTTGGCACCCTGGTCAACAACTTTCTGGAGAATTCCAATGTCAGCGTCGTTGAGGAGATGGTGGACATGATCGTCGGCCAGCGGGCCTACGAGGCCAGTTCCAAGATCATCCAGACCTCCGACGACATGCTGCAGATGGCCAACAACGTAAGGCGCTAAAGATTCGATGCTCTGCTTTCCCCTCAAAGATCGTGCGGCAGCCTGCCGACGCTTCAATCCGGCGGCGGTTTGCGGCGTGCTGTTGGTCCTGCTGCTGGCGGTAAGCCATGGCGGTTCTTGCGGGGCGAGCGCCGGCGAAAACAAGTTCGCGGTCCAGGTGGCGGCGCGCGCCACCGTCAGCGGCGAGACGATCACGTTAGGGGACATCGCTGAAATAACGGCCGCCCCTGAAATCCGGCCGCAGCTGGCCGCCATCGATTTGGGGCGGGCGCCCCAGCCGGGGCAGGCCAAACGCCTGGCGGGCGCCTGGATCACCGCCCGGTTGAACGCCCAGACCCGGGTTCCGTCGGCCGCAACGGTCAGCATCCCCGCGCAGGTCACGGTCCAGCGGGCCGCCCAGCGAATTGCCGGCGACGTGCTCGAGCGGTTCTTCACCGATTATGTGGCGCGCCGCCTGGCGGGAGAAGATTTTCGCGTCAGCAGCTTCAAAGTGCGCGGCGATGATGCCTTCCCCGTAGGGGCCATGGCGCTGCGCCCCGCTGAAATGAGTTCCGCGGAGTTGGTCGGTCAGGTCAGTCTGCCGGTTGCGGTCGTGGTCGATGGCCGGCACTGCGGCCGGCTGATCGTTTCCGCCTGGGTCAGCCGCCCCCAGGAGGTGGTCTGTCTGCAGCGCCCGGTTTCCCGGGGGGCGGTTCTGACCGCCGCGGACCTGCGCCTGGAGTCGCGGGACCTGTCGCGTCTTACCGGACAACCGATTCTCAAGCTGCAGGCCGCCGAGGGCATGCGGGCCCGCCGCAGCTTGCGGGCCGGCGACTATCTGAAACAGGCCTTCCTGGAGACCCCGCCGCTGATCAGCAAGGGCGATCGCATCCGGATGGTGGCCACTTCGGGTCGGCTGCGGGTCTCGGCAATCGGGATCGCCCGCTCCGAGGGCGGCCACGGCGAGCAGATCCAGGTGGAAAACCCGGCCTCGGGTAAAACCGTCGTCGGCAGAGTGGTGGATGCATCCACGGTGGCGATTCGTTTCTGAGGTGAAACCATGAAAAGTCAAACCTGGGGAATTCGTGCCGGCGCGCTGGCGCTCTTGCTGCTGCCGGCATTCTGGGGGTGCAGCGCGCCGCTGGCCACCCAAAGCCCGCCCGCGGCGCAATCCCAGGCCGTGTCGGGTGCCATGCCCGCCGCCTATCGGGCGCCGGTGCCCGCCGAGGGCTCCCTTTGGCACGGCGGCGGGGAGCTTCTCTTCGCCGACGTGAAAGCCCGCACCATCGGGGACACGGTTACCATCGACATCATCGAAAACACCTCCTCGGAGATCGATGCCAACACCAAGGCCGATCGCTCCTCGAGCATCGATGCCAGCATCGAAAGCGCCCTGGGGTTGATGGAGAGCCTCTATGCCAAAAACAACTACCTGGGCCGCGACCTCCAGGGAAACATCACCGGCCAGCTCTTCAAGGCCCAGATGGGGAGCGAATTCGAGGGCAATGGCAGCAGCGACCGCAGCGGCCGCATCACGGCCTCCATCGGGGCGCAGGTCACCGAGGTGCTGCCCAACGGCAATCTGGTGCTCTTCGGGCGGCGGGAAATGAAGGTCAACAACGAGGTCCAGTTTATCGTCGTCTCGGGTGTGGCTAGACCCGAGGACGTGGGCAGCGACAACCGGGTCAAATCCGTCTACCTGGCCGATGCCCGCATCGAGTACTACGGGCGCGGCGTGCTGGCGGACAAGCAGAAGCCGGGCTGGGGCACCCGGCTGCTGGACCACATCTGG
This Desulfobacteraceae bacterium DNA region includes the following protein-coding sequences:
- the flgA gene encoding flagellar basal body P-ring formation chaperone FlgA encodes the protein MLCFPLKDRAAACRRFNPAAVCGVLLVLLLAVSHGGSCGASAGENKFAVQVAARATVSGETITLGDIAEITAAPEIRPQLAAIDLGRAPQPGQAKRLAGAWITARLNAQTRVPSAATVSIPAQVTVQRAAQRIAGDVLERFFTDYVARRLAGEDFRVSSFKVRGDDAFPVGAMALRPAEMSSAELVGQVSLPVAVVVDGRHCGRLIVSAWVSRPQEVVCLQRPVSRGAVLTAADLRLESRDLSRLTGQPILKLQAAEGMRARRSLRAGDYLKQAFLETPPLISKGDRIRMVATSGRLRVSAIGIARSEGGHGEQIQVENPASGKTVVGRVVDASTVAIRF
- a CDS encoding EscU/YscU/HrcU family type III secretion system export apparatus switch protein gives rise to the protein MKALSKRRRAVALRYTPGKDHAPKVTAKGSGNVAERIVRTARELGIPVKEDPDLMALLGGLDIEQQIPAELYLAVAELLAFVYALNGKKTPE
- a CDS encoding flagellar basal body L-ring protein FlgH; translated protein: MKSQTWGIRAGALALLLLPAFWGCSAPLATQSPPAAQSQAVSGAMPAAYRAPVPAEGSLWHGGGELLFADVKARTIGDTVTIDIIENTSSEIDANTKADRSSSIDASIESALGLMESLYAKNNYLGRDLQGNITGQLFKAQMGSEFEGNGSSDRSGRITASIGAQVTEVLPNGNLVLFGRREMKVNNEVQFIVVSGVARPEDVGSDNRVKSVYLADARIEYYGRGVLADKQKPGWGTRLLDHIWPF
- a CDS encoding flagellar hook-basal body protein — encoded protein: MILQFTTPVQGGLRQERKLDMIANHLANVDTSGFKTDMVTFDQLLRSEMGIDFSPGPLKSTGNPLDLALEADGFFKVRTARGERYTRNGNFTLNAENFLVNANGSPVMGEGGEITIEGRDIQINREGEITVDGVLVDKLAVVTFESPRGMTKDGDSLFVGPTDSPEISVETPGVQQGALEGSNVQAVMEMTRMVETMRTYEALQKMIQAYDETDGRIISEVGKD
- the flgG gene encoding flagellar basal-body rod protein FlgG yields the protein MIRSLWTGASGMIAQQMRIDVVANNLANANTTGFKKSRCNFQDLMYQTQQVAGATAPGGGQVPTGIQLGMGSRLSDIQKIYSQGDYVQTGNELDMAIEGEGFFKVLSGDEELYTRAGSFKLDSEGYITTAAGERLQPEVSIPDDTVIITLQPNGHLIAYGLGNTELATADIPLYNFPNPGGLYAVGRNLLRPTEGSGDAVEGTAGSDGFGTLVNNFLENSNVSVVEEMVDMIVGQRAYEASSKIIQTSDDMLQMANNVRR